One Lathyrus oleraceus cultivar Zhongwan6 unplaced genomic scaffold, CAAS_Psat_ZW6_1.0 chrUn0153, whole genome shotgun sequence DNA window includes the following coding sequences:
- the LOC127112548 gene encoding zinc finger A20 and AN1 domain-containing stress-associated protein 6-like, with amino-acid sequence MVPLLCVNGCGFYGSSSNNNLCSKCYNDYLKENIEKSNDESFVFESTSSCSSMTPNTDSICEAMAATSLTDNQNIKTEKNRCKSCNKKVGLLGFNCRCGNVFCKMHRYPEEHACKVDLKKIGRQILDKQNPLCVSDKLEHRV; translated from the coding sequence ATGGTTCCATTGCTTTGTGTCAATGGTTGTGGTTTCTACGGTTCTTCTTCAAACAACAATCTCTGCTCAAAGTGTTACAATGATTATCTCAAAGAAAACATTGAAAAGTCAAATGATGAAAGCTTTGTTTTTGAATCAACATCTTCTTGTTCTTCAATGACCCCTAATACTGATAGTATCTGTGAGGCTATGGCAGCTACTTCTCTTACCGACAATCAAAACATAAAGACAGAGAAAAATAGGTGCAAGAGTTGCAACAAAAAAGTGGGACTATTAGGATTTAATTGTCGTTGTGGAAATGTATTTTGTAAAATGCATAGATATCCTGAAGAACATGCATGCAAGGTGGATTTAAAGAAGATTGGTCGTCAAATATTAGATAAACAAAATCCTTTATGTGTGAGTGATAAATTAGAACACCGAGTTTAG